The stretch of DNA GTGTAAGAAAACCGCGCGCCTGCAACGAATCGTCCGCCGTCTGCTTTGTATGAAAGCGCCCGCTCGCGGATTCCATAATACAGTTCGATATAGGCTTGCGTTGAATCTCCCTGAAACCGCGCCCAATCTATTTCGATTCGGAAATCAGATTTTGCGGGAATGATGGTTTGGCTTTGCGCCACGCACCCGAAAATGAGCGCAATAAGTACTATCGTACAAATCTTTTTCATCGCTATTCACCCATAACTTTAATAATGACACGTTTTTTTCGTTGCCCATCGAACTCAGCGTAATAGATTTGTTGCCACGGACCGAAATCTAATTTGCCGTTCGTGACCGGAACAATCACTTCATGATGAACGAGGAGACTTTTCAAATGTGCGTCGCCGTTTGTCTCCCCCGTTCTGTGGTGATGGTAATTGGCATTGAACGGAGCGAGTTTTTCCAGCCACTCGTCAATATCCTGAATCAGTCCGTCTTCCGCATCGTTGATATAAACACCCGCCGTAATGTGCATCGCCGAAACGAGAACCATCCCTTCCTTGATGCCGCTTTTGGCAACCGCTTGCTCAACTTCGCCGGTGATGTTGATGTACTCTCTCTTTTTCTTTGTTGAAAACCAAAGATATTCTGTCTGAAATTTCATCTTCTTTTGTGTATAATTCGGAACAAACATATTAAAAAAGCGGGTGAAACACAATCATATCAAACTCCTTCATAACTCCATAATGTTGTATTTCAAAGTTGTTATCTCGCACACCCAATATTCCCCGTTACTTGTGTAATATTCCCCGTTACTTGTGTAATATTCCCCGTTACTTGTGTAATATTCCCCGTTACTCGTGTAATATCCCGCGTTACGTGTGTAATATCCCGCGTTACTTGTGTAATATGCCCCGTTACTTGTGTAATATTCTCCGTTACTTGTGTAATATGCCCCGTTACTTGTGTAATATGCCCCGTTACTTGTGTAATATTCTCCGTTACTTGTGTAATATGCCCCGTTACTTGTGTAATATGCCCCGTTACTTGTGTAATATGCCCCGTAACTCGTGTAATATTCCCCGTTACTTGTGTTACATGCCCCGTAACTCGTG from Ignavibacteriota bacterium encodes:
- a CDS encoding YjbQ family protein, with translation MKFQTEYLWFSTKKKREYINITGEVEQAVAKSGIKEGMVLVSAMHITAGVYINDAEDGLIQDIDEWLEKLAPFNANYHHHRTGETNGDAHLKSLLVHHEVIVPVTNGKLDFGPWQQIYYAEFDGQRKKRVIIKVMGE